The Kribbella shirazensis genomic interval CGCGACCAAGGACACGACGTTGTGCTGCTCGATCCGGTCCAGCGTCACGTCGACCAGGCCAACGCAGCAGGCATCACCGCCGAGCTCGGCGACGGGCGACGGCTTCCATGGCCTAACGAGTCATTCGATGCCGTGCTGATGGCGGGGCCGCTATATCACCTGCCTGACGCCAGCGATCGGCGCTTGGCGCTTCGTGAGGCGCTGCGGGTGTTGCGACCGGGCGGCGTACTCGCAGCCGTAGCTATCAACCGGGCTGCGAACCTGATCGGCTCGACGCTCGCCAACACGCTCCTGACGCGGCACGGCATCGTGCGCGACATCCTGGAGACCGGCCACAGCGCCAACAACGAGCGCATGGCGCGCTGCTACTACCACCGCGAGAGCGAGCTACGGAGCGAACTCGTCAGCGCCGGGCTGCGGCCGGTCAACATCTTCGGCCTCACTGGGCCCGGTGGCTGGCTGACCGTCATGATCGACGCCCACTTCAAAAAGCAGCCTTACACCGACAAGCTTGCCGAACACGACCCGCTCGACACGGCACTGGAGTGCTCCCGCCTGGCCGACCGCTTGCCGGAGCTGGTGGCGGCAAGCTCGCTGTTCCTGGCCGTGGGTCAAAAGGGCTGAATCGTGGCGCCCTGCTGCACGGCTAGTCAGACCTCAGCCGAGCCGGCCGTGCAGCTCGACGTACTCCTCTTCGGCACGGAGCACCTTAGACAACACAGCCTCTGCGCTCGGGAGTGGATGCAGCGGGAACTTCGACCCGTCCCACCGCAGCCGGCCATCCAGGGTCGTCGAAGGCGGGATGACCACGGGCGTACCGGGCTCGATGTACTCGACACCGGTCGCCAGCGGCCCGAGGTCGGTGTCGGGCTGCAACGTGCACGTGATCCAGTCGCCGTTCGGCAGCTGCATCGTCGGCGGCCAGATGCCAGGTCGCTCCTGCTCGTAGAGGCGCTTGCCATAGGCGCCGGCGATCCGCGGCAGGCGCCAGATCGCGACGGTCGGACACGACGTGATCGCCAAGTTCGGCGGCTCGTTGACGCCCCAGGCCGCGCGGGCTACGTCGGCGTCCGTGATCCAGTCGCCATCCGGCGCACCGGCAATGGTTGCTGCCTGCACCGGAATGCCGCGCTCCACGCAGGCCAGAGCCGTGTCCAACAAGGCGTTCTTGCGTCGAATCATCTGCCTGATCGTCCTCCCGTATCGGGAACATCATTGCCGCGCCACCGCGCGGCTTGTCAATCCGGACCCAGCAAACCGCTGAGCGTCCAACCAAGTGAGGAGCCGTCCATGTCTCAAGTCGAACAGATGAAAATGCAGCTGCACGGCCTGGCCGATCAGTCACGGCAAGGCGCGGCCAGCCTGGCAGGCTTCAAGCAGCGCTTCGAGCAATCCAGCCAACAGGTCCAGGCGCTCATCCGTGGCACGGCAACCCGCGCCGACCAAGACATCGCCACCATGCTGGACGCCGCCGCCAAGTCGGTCGACCAAGCGGTCCAGTCGCTGCAGATCGCCGACGCCGGGTGTCGCAGCTACGCCGACCAGATCTAGCCAGCCGAGGCCGTACGGATGCCCTCCGAGCTGCTGCGGGTCGCTGAACAGCTGCTCGCCTGCCTCAACGAGGCACCGCGGGTGGTCGGCTATCTGCATGACCGAGCCAGGAAGTGCCGCGAAGCCGCGGCATGGATCGGCAACCAGAGCAACAACCCGAATGCCCGCATGGCCGCCATGCAGCTCGACGACGCAGCGCGACGCTGCGAGGAAGCTGCTCACTACTTGTCTCAGGCTGAGGCTCGGGCACAGCAGTGGGTCGAGCAGATGGTCAGCGGCATCCGAACCGCCGAGCCAAGCGGCGGCTCGATGGCTGGCCGGCCGGTCGGTCCAGGTGGCAGCACGCGACCCGCGGATCGCCGCCAGGACGAGGACCATCAGCCTGGAGCGGACAAGCCTGACCGGACGACAGGCGCCGGCGATGAGACGAGCCCGGAGGAAGCATCGCCGGGGCGACGGATCAGCGACGAGGAGGGCCACCGGTTGCAGCAGACGCTACCCCGCCGGGAAGAGTCCGAGCTGACTCAGCCGAAGACCCGCGGCATGTGGGTCGATAAAGATGGCAACGAAGAGGAGTTGGTCAGCGGTCGGCATGATGAGTGGTTTCAGAAAGCGACGGACTTCCTACGGGGACAGGGAATTCCGCCGAGGCACGGTGATAGCATTACCACGCCGTCACACGTGGAAACAAAGTTCGCCATGCGAATGCGAGTTCAAGGTCTGAAGCACGAAACGATCATGGTCAACAAATTACCATGCCCAGGTAAGTGGGGATGTCGGGCATTGATTGGTTTGATTCTTCCGCCAGGATCAACGTTGACAGTATTCGGTCCTGACGGATTCAAGAGGACCTATCCCCAGCCGCCATCAGAACAGGAGCAGTCATGAGCAGGGTGGAAGCGTTCTTCCGGCACGAGCACGACGACGATCCCGTCGTGCTCACCAACGCGGGCGATGCCGATGCCTTAGTGGATGCACTACTGAGCGAGTCGTTCGACTACTCCGTCGCCACGCTGTACGCGGACGGTCGACCGCTCCTGGCCGGGTTGCCCGACCATGAGATGCGTATAGCGGTGAACGCCAAGGCTGACGTGGGCGGGATTCGCTACGCCGGCGGCGACAATCAGGACGTGACGTATGTACCCGGTGCCATCAGCCAGCGTGATGAGATGTTCTATGTCTACGCAACGCATGGCGAAGCCTGGCCAAAGGACTCCGAAGTCAGCATCGAGCAGGTTCGTAGAGCTGTGCGGGAGTTCATCGAAAACAATGGGACGCGACCGACGTCGTTCGAATGGCGCCAGTGGCCCGACGATGTGAGCTGAACACCTGGCCGCCGCGGGCCAACCAAAGGTGAACGAGCGCGCCCCACACCAGGCGACGGGGCACCCGTCCCGCGTGAGGGCCTGTGGGGGGAGTGAGGCGAGCTCACGCGTTGGGGATGATCCCACGGTAGCCGCCGACGCGACGTCTGTCCCGGTCAGCCGCTTGAATCGCACGCATCGTTACCCGCACCGGCTCAGCCGAGCTATCCACAGGTCGGCAAGTAG includes:
- a CDS encoding DddA-like double-stranded DNA deaminase toxin, translating into MPSELLRVAEQLLACLNEAPRVVGYLHDRARKCREAAAWIGNQSNNPNARMAAMQLDDAARRCEEAAHYLSQAEARAQQWVEQMVSGIRTAEPSGGSMAGRPVGPGGSTRPADRRQDEDHQPGADKPDRTTGAGDETSPEEASPGRRISDEEGHRLQQTLPRREESELTQPKTRGMWVDKDGNEEELVSGRHDEWFQKATDFLRGQGIPPRHGDSITTPSHVETKFAMRMRVQGLKHETIMVNKLPCPGKWGCRALIGLILPPGSTLTVFGPDGFKRTYPQPPSEQEQS
- a CDS encoding Imm1 family immunity protein, with amino-acid sequence MSRVEAFFRHEHDDDPVVLTNAGDADALVDALLSESFDYSVATLYADGRPLLAGLPDHEMRIAVNAKADVGGIRYAGGDNQDVTYVPGAISQRDEMFYVYATHGEAWPKDSEVSIEQVRRAVREFIENNGTRPTSFEWRQWPDDVS
- a CDS encoding class I SAM-dependent methyltransferase, whose protein sequence is MDTPVIPLDRPSVDPAIERHYSSRWDEAARLNSTVKGRLEQARLYDFLGQWFPSAPARIADIGGGPGVHAGWLRDQGHDVVLLDPVQRHVDQANAAGITAELGDGRRLPWPNESFDAVLMAGPLYHLPDASDRRLALREALRVLRPGGVLAAVAINRAANLIGSTLANTLLTRHGIVRDILETGHSANNERMARCYYHRESELRSELVSAGLRPVNIFGLTGPGGWLTVMIDAHFKKQPYTDKLAEHDPLDTALECSRLADRLPELVAASSLFLAVGQKG